The following proteins are co-located in the Hevea brasiliensis isolate MT/VB/25A 57/8 chromosome 11, ASM3005281v1, whole genome shotgun sequence genome:
- the LOC110650302 gene encoding probable E3 ubiquitin-protein ligase RZFP34 isoform X1, with product MFLHAGHLGLLPARRVPLLSSLKALYAMEEIKSFDSLQMVPTIQHSASKDSETKSMDLHSQQLNEECIVSEESNKMKILEVLDKGYMKYGCPHYRRRCRIRAPCCDEIFDCRHCHNKSKNNINVDQKLRHDMSRHEVRQVICSLCGTEQGVQQFCTNCGVCMGRFFCETCKLFDDDTSKKQYHCDGCGICRIGGRENFFHCYKCGCCYSILLKNNHPCVEGAMHHNCPVCFEFLFESRYDVTVLPCGHTIHKNCLKEMSEHHQYACPLCSKSVCDMSKVWEKFDMEIAATPMPESYQNKMVWILCNDCGKTSQVQYHIVAQKCLDCKSYNTRQTRS from the exons ATGTTCCTACATGCAGGTCATCTTGGGTTGCTGCCTGCTCGTAGAGTCCCATTATTGTCGAGTTTGAAGGCATTATATGCAATGGAGGAAATCAAGAGTTTTGATAGTCTGCAAATGGTGCCAACCATTCAACATTCTGCTAGCAAAGACAGTGAAACAAAGTCAATGGATTTGCACTCTCAGCAGCTGAATGAAGAGTGCATAGTTTCAGAAGAATCAAACAAGATGAAGATTTTGGAAGTGCTAGATAAAGGTTATATGAAGTATGG ATGTCCACATTATCGCAGAAGGTGCCGTATAAGAGCCCCTTGTTGTGATGAGATCTTTGATTGCCGTCACTGTCATAATAAGTCAAAG AACAATATCAATGTTGACCAGAAGCTTAGACATGACATGTCGCGCCATGAAGTGAGACAG GTGATATGTTCACTGTGTGGCACTGAACAAGGG GTTCAACAATTTTGTACTAACTGTGGGGTATGCATGGGAAGGTTCTTCTGTGAGACTTGCAAGCTGTTTGATGATGAT ACATCGAAGAAACAGTATCATTGTGATGGCTGTGGGATTTGCAG AATTGGAGGTCGTGAGAATTTCTTCCATTGTTACAAGTGTG GCTGTTGCTACTCGATTCTTCTAAAGAACAACCATCCATGTGTAGAGGGGGCAATGCACCACAACTGCCCTGTTTGCTTTGAG TTTTTATTTGAGTCAAGATATGACGTAACTGTATTGCCATGCGGACACACAATTCATAAGAACTGCTTAAAGGAGATGAGCGAACACCACCA ATATGCTTGTCCTCTCTGCTCGAAGTCAGTTTGTGATATGTCTAAGGTATGGGAGAAATTTGATATGGAAATTGCAGCAACGCCAATGCCAGAATCTTACCAGAATAAAATg GTTTGGATCCTTTGCAATGACTGTGGAAAGACTTCACAAGTACAATATCATATTGTAGCTCAGAAATGCTTGGATTGCAAGTCATACAATACCCGTCAAACAAGAAGCTGA
- the LOC110651109 gene encoding uncharacterized protein LOC110651109 isoform X2, with amino-acid sequence MFKQLGWILYSTRSGPNVVDAIEEFMQVYVDQSVFVDYFKRSWLPYIELWVNGIRSLPVAGAEPLAAIESYHTRLKSKLFNERHSNSWTRIDWLIYTLTTEFHSLYWLDQYSEESGYFANIRDESFLTNSLHQALHISDIDVMLDEQNLQLAKVISQTDKSLACIVWNHGTEFSLCDCPCSRLGHLCKHVIKVAILCKSRQVARPLLAVQVYWQALLTLMQNPPDDPLVIEHATCLQHDIKGLEDLSSSGLLQPLPPEVNPQIGENPLFPHFL; translated from the exons ATGTTTAAGCAATTGGGCTGGATTTTGTATTCTACAAGAAGTGGACCAAATGTTGTGGATGCGATTGAAGAGTTCATGCAAGTATATGTTGACCAAAGTGTCTTTGTGGATTATTTCAAGAGGAGTTGGTTACCATATATAG AGttgtgggttaatggcataaggTCTCTTCCTGTGGCTGGTGCAGAGCCCCTGGCTGCAATTGAATCCTATCACACGAGGTTGAAATCAAAGCTTTTTAATGAGCGACATTCCAATTCCTGGACGAGGATTGACTGGTTAATCTACACTTTGACCACTGAATTTCACTCCTTATATTGGTTAGATCAATACAGTGAAGAAAGTGGGTATTTTGCAAATATAAGGGATGAGTCTTTCTTAACTAATTCTTTGCATCAGGCTTTGCATATTTCTGACATTGATGTGATGTTGGATGAGCAAAATCTCCAACTTGCAAAAGTCATCTCTCAAACTGACAAAAGTCTAGCATGTATAGTTTGGAATCATGGTACAGAATTCTCCCTATGTGACTGTCCCTGTTCAAGGCTAGGACATCTTTGTAAGCATGTCATTAAGGTGGCAATCTTATGTAAAAGTCGGCAGGTTGCAAGGCCGTTATTGGCAGTTCAAGTTTATTGGCAGGCCTTGCTTACCCTTATGCAGAATCCTCCTGATGATCCTCTAGTTATCGAGCATGCAACTTGCTTGCAACACGATATCAAAGGCTTGGAAGACTTGTCTAGCAGTGGTTTGCTCCAGCCTTTACCTCCTGAAGTGAACCCTCAAATAGGAGAGAATCCGCTTTTTCCACATTTTCTTTGA
- the LOC110650302 gene encoding probable E3 ubiquitin-protein ligase RZFP34 isoform X2, whose protein sequence is MEEIKSFDSLQMVPTIQHSASKDSETKSMDLHSQQLNEECIVSEESNKMKILEVLDKGYMKYGCPHYRRRCRIRAPCCDEIFDCRHCHNKSKNNINVDQKLRHDMSRHEVRQVICSLCGTEQGVQQFCTNCGVCMGRFFCETCKLFDDDTSKKQYHCDGCGICRIGGRENFFHCYKCGCCYSILLKNNHPCVEGAMHHNCPVCFEFLFESRYDVTVLPCGHTIHKNCLKEMSEHHQYACPLCSKSVCDMSKVWEKFDMEIAATPMPESYQNKMVWILCNDCGKTSQVQYHIVAQKCLDCKSYNTRQTRS, encoded by the exons ATGGAGGAAATCAAGAGTTTTGATAGTCTGCAAATGGTGCCAACCATTCAACATTCTGCTAGCAAAGACAGTGAAACAAAGTCAATGGATTTGCACTCTCAGCAGCTGAATGAAGAGTGCATAGTTTCAGAAGAATCAAACAAGATGAAGATTTTGGAAGTGCTAGATAAAGGTTATATGAAGTATGG ATGTCCACATTATCGCAGAAGGTGCCGTATAAGAGCCCCTTGTTGTGATGAGATCTTTGATTGCCGTCACTGTCATAATAAGTCAAAG AACAATATCAATGTTGACCAGAAGCTTAGACATGACATGTCGCGCCATGAAGTGAGACAG GTGATATGTTCACTGTGTGGCACTGAACAAGGG GTTCAACAATTTTGTACTAACTGTGGGGTATGCATGGGAAGGTTCTTCTGTGAGACTTGCAAGCTGTTTGATGATGAT ACATCGAAGAAACAGTATCATTGTGATGGCTGTGGGATTTGCAG AATTGGAGGTCGTGAGAATTTCTTCCATTGTTACAAGTGTG GCTGTTGCTACTCGATTCTTCTAAAGAACAACCATCCATGTGTAGAGGGGGCAATGCACCACAACTGCCCTGTTTGCTTTGAG TTTTTATTTGAGTCAAGATATGACGTAACTGTATTGCCATGCGGACACACAATTCATAAGAACTGCTTAAAGGAGATGAGCGAACACCACCA ATATGCTTGTCCTCTCTGCTCGAAGTCAGTTTGTGATATGTCTAAGGTATGGGAGAAATTTGATATGGAAATTGCAGCAACGCCAATGCCAGAATCTTACCAGAATAAAATg GTTTGGATCCTTTGCAATGACTGTGGAAAGACTTCACAAGTACAATATCATATTGTAGCTCAGAAATGCTTGGATTGCAAGTCATACAATACCCGTCAAACAAGAAGCTGA